From the Acidilutibacter cellobiosedens genome, one window contains:
- a CDS encoding ABC transporter ATP-binding protein — protein MLELHNLNVYYGAIHVLKDVSLKVNKGEIVTLIGSNGAGKTTTLRTISGIKKLKSGSIEYDGRDISKYSASDIVKMGISHVPEGRRVFSTMSVLENIEMGAFTRTDKPQIKKDMDKVFSLFPKLYERKNQYAGNLSGGEQQMLSIGRALLSRPNILLLDEPSMGLAPIIVKEIFSIIQDINENGTTILLVEQNANMALKYTNRAYIIRNGVIDMEGDAASLLNDEKVKKAYLGG, from the coding sequence ATGCTTGAATTGCATAATTTGAATGTTTACTATGGAGCCATTCATGTTTTGAAAGATGTAAGCTTAAAGGTAAACAAGGGAGAAATAGTAACATTAATTGGTTCTAATGGGGCCGGTAAGACTACAACATTGCGTACCATATCGGGAATTAAAAAATTGAAGTCCGGAAGTATAGAATATGATGGCCGGGATATAAGCAAATATTCTGCTTCGGATATTGTTAAGATGGGAATATCGCATGTGCCGGAAGGAAGAAGGGTATTTTCGACTATGTCCGTTCTTGAAAATATTGAAATGGGAGCCTTTACAAGGACTGATAAACCCCAAATAAAAAAGGATATGGATAAAGTATTTTCTTTATTTCCAAAACTTTATGAAAGGAAAAATCAATATGCAGGTAATTTATCCGGAGGGGAGCAGCAGATGCTTTCTATTGGCAGAGCACTTCTTTCGAGACCGAACATATTGTTATTGGACGAACCGTCCATGGGATTGGCACCTATAATTGTTAAAGAAATTTTTTCGATTATACAAGATATAAATGAAAATGGCACTACAATCTTATTGGTTGAACAGAATGCTAATATGGCCCTTAAATATACGAATAGAGCCTATATAATCAGAAATGGGGTAATTGATATGGAAGGAGACGCGGCAAGCCTTTTAAATGATGAAAAGGTAAAGAAAGCTTACCTTGGAGGATAA
- the hisC gene encoding histidinol-phosphate transaminase gives MTLSYRKELKNLIPYKPGKPIEDVKREYGLDKVIKLASNENPLGCSEKVKEAITRALNDLSIYPDGNATLLKESISKKYNIPVDEILPTSGSDEMIDLIAKTFIEKDDEAIMADITFPRYAATTNMMGGVPVIVPLKNYTHDLTAILKAITPKTKIIWICNPNNPTGTICSEEEVIDFLNKVPQNVAVAYDIAYGEYVERKDYPRNSIDFIKKYPNVMVMKTFSKAYGLAGLRVAYTIANKEIIENINKVRGPFNVNSLAQIAAVAALKDEEFLKKTYKANIEGKKYLYQQFDDMKLSYPPSEANHIYVNIERDANETFIELQKRGIIIRPMGGTWIRVSIGTMEENRLFIKNLKDILNK, from the coding sequence TTGACATTATCTTATAGAAAAGAATTAAAGAATTTGATCCCTTATAAGCCGGGAAAACCCATAGAAGATGTAAAAAGAGAATATGGGTTAGACAAGGTCATCAAATTGGCTTCAAATGAAAATCCTTTAGGTTGTTCTGAGAAGGTCAAAGAAGCGATAACTCGTGCTTTAAATGACTTATCTATATATCCTGACGGAAATGCAACTTTACTTAAAGAAAGTATATCTAAAAAATACAACATTCCTGTAGATGAAATCCTTCCCACCAGTGGCTCTGATGAAATGATAGATTTGATAGCAAAGACTTTTATTGAAAAAGATGATGAAGCAATAATGGCTGATATAACGTTCCCACGATATGCCGCTACGACAAATATGATGGGAGGAGTACCTGTAATAGTTCCTCTGAAAAATTATACTCATGATTTAACGGCGATATTAAAAGCTATAACTCCCAAGACAAAAATTATATGGATATGCAATCCAAATAATCCGACCGGAACTATATGCTCGGAAGAAGAGGTAATAGATTTCTTAAACAAAGTACCTCAAAATGTAGCAGTTGCTTATGACATAGCTTATGGCGAATATGTGGAAAGAAAAGATTATCCTCGAAATAGTATCGATTTCATAAAAAAATATCCCAATGTTATGGTAATGAAAACATTTTCTAAAGCATATGGCCTTGCCGGTCTAAGAGTTGCTTATACAATAGCAAACAAAGAAATTATCGAAAATATCAATAAAGTAAGAGGTCCCTTTAATGTAAACTCCTTGGCTCAAATAGCTGCGGTTGCGGCATTAAAAGATGAAGAATTTCTTAAAAAAACTTATAAAGCAAATATTGAAGGAAAAAAATATTTATACCAGCAGTTTGATGATATGAAATTATCATATCCCCCTTCCGAAGCAAATCATATTTACGTAAATATAGAAAGGGATGCAAATGAAACATTCATTGAACTTCAAAAAAGAGGAATAATAATCCGTCCTATGGGTGGAACATGGATAAGAGTTTCAATTGGTACCATGGAGGAAAACCGATTATTCATTAAAAATTTAAAAGACATTCTAAATAAATAA